GAAGGGGTGCATCAGGATGTTGTGTTCTGCTTGGAACACAATCATGAAGTTGAAGGTTCCGGAGATACCCAAAGGCATACCGTCAGAGAATGAACCTTGACCAATTGGGTAGATTAAGAATACTGCGGTAGCAGAAGCCAAAGGCGCAGAGTAAGCTACACAGATCCAAGGACGCATACCCAAGCGGTAAGATAGTTCCCACTGACGACCCAGGTAGCAAGCGCAACCGATCAAGAAGTGGAAAATTACCAATTGGTAAGGACCGCCGTTGTACAACCACTCATCTAAGGAAGCTGCTTCCCAGATGGGGTAGAAGTGCAAGCCGATCGCGTTGGAGGAAGGAACAACTGCACCTGAGATGATGTTGTTTCCGTAAATCAAGGAACCAGCTACTGGTTCGCGGATACCGTCGATGTCTACTGGAGGAGCAGCTACGAATGCGATGATGAAGCAGGTGGTAGCAGCTAGTAGGGTTGGGATCATGAGAACGCCGAACCAACCGATGTAAATCCGGTTGTCGGTGCTGGTGATCCACTCGCAGAAGCGATCCCATACGTTAGCGCTTTGACGCTGTTGTAAGGTAGTAGTCATTTCTATGATTGCGATATGTTTTTAATGAATCAGACGCATCGTTTGCTTGTCTGTCCTAATAAACTTAACATGAATTTACGTTTTGTAAAGTATTAATTTTGTTATCAAATTTGCTACAAACATTACATTTACTTATATTAAGTTGCCAATAAAGGCTAAATAACTGCCCTGACCGTTAAAAATCAAAGTAAATATAAGGTAAGCTCCCGTCAGGAGCTAATAACCACACTGAGTAAAGGCATAGCGGTACAAAGACCAGCTTTACAGGCCAGTTAAACTCTAACTTCAGCCTGCTATTAAAGGCATAAATTATACTCATAAATAGAGCTAGGATGACCAGCAACGAAGTCAGCTGATATTGGTTCATATTCAAGGATTCTACATAAACTTTCTGCAAAAACTGGGCATCGGCAGAATGACCCCAGAGGTGCTGAATTACCCAAGCAGAATCCTGGAGATTGGGGAGGCGGAACCAAATCCAAGAGATAAAAACCATCAGTTGGGTTAAAAACCAAGCGACAACTATACCCAGAGGATTTTGCCAGAAATGTGTCAAAGTTTCAAAGCGATCGCTAATCACATCTGTGAGTCGATGCAGCCCCAACGCTAAACCGTGGAATATACCCCAAACGATAAAACCCCAGGCTGAACCGTGCCAGATCCCAGCGATTAGCATCACAATAAACAAATTCCAGCAGGTGCGAGTCAAGCCTTGACGCGAACCACCCAAAGGAAAATAGACATAGTTTCGTAACCAATCGCCTAAAGTCATGTGCCAGCGCCGCCAAAATTCAGCAATGCTGGTGCTGAAATAAGGAAAGTTGAAATTCTCAGGTAAAACTAAGCCGAAGAGTAAAGCACTCCCACGAGCGATGTCTACATAACCACTGAAATCCAAATATAACTGTAAGCCATAGGCAAATGTCGCCAACCACAGATCAGTGCTACCCGCCCGTTGTAGATTGCCAAAACATAAATCAACAAAAATTCCCAAGTTATCTGCCAAAATTCCTTTTTTGACTGCGCCCTGAGAAATTAACCACAGTGCTTCTGTTACGCCCTCAGCAGAGGGGAAGTGTGGTTTCTGCAATTGAGATGATAGGTTGTGATAACGAGTAATTGGGCCAGAAATCAGTTTAGCAAAGAATAATTTATAGGTAGCAAATTTGAGGAAGTGTTTAGTAGCTGGCGCACCACGATAAACATCTACTAAATAAGCAATGCACTCAAAAGTGAAAAATGAAATCCCCAAAGGTGCAATTAATTTAAAGGCAGAATCTGGTGAATTGATTTGCAGATTAAAAACATATTTAAAGAAAGCGGGTAGATATTTAAAGCTCAATAACAATAAAACATTTAAACTTACACCCAGCCACAATAACTTGAGCCGACGACGATTCCAATCGGTTTGGGCAAATTGCCACTCTTCGTTAGAAAGTTGCCAGTCAACAGCATATTTTCCGTGTGTGGTATTGTTGCCAATCTCTAGCCCCACACGAAAATTAATAAAAGTCAGTACCAATAATA
This Nodularia sp. LEGE 06071 DNA region includes the following protein-coding sequences:
- the psbA gene encoding photosystem II q(b) protein; this encodes MTTTLQQRQSANVWDRFCEWITSTDNRIYIGWFGVLMIPTLLAATTCFIIAFVAAPPVDIDGIREPVAGSLIYGNNIISGAVVPSSNAIGLHFYPIWEAASLDEWLYNGGPYQLVIFHFLIGCACYLGRQWELSYRLGMRPWICVAYSAPLASATAVFLIYPIGQGSFSDGMPLGISGTFNFMIVFQAEHNILMHPFHMLGVAGVFGGSLFSAMHGSLVTSSLVRETTETESQNYGYKFGQEEETYNIVAAHGYFGRLIFQYASFNNSRSLHFFLAAWPVIGIWFTALGISTMAFNLNGFNFNQSVIDSQGRVIATWADVINRANLGMEVMHERNAHNFPLDLAAADVAPVALTAPAING
- a CDS encoding MBOAT family O-acyltransferase; this encodes MNFISIFYGVFLLSVLGIYWSVANHKLRMWTLLIASLVFYGSLNVQYIPLLLVLTFINFRVGLEIGNNTTHGKYAVDWQLSNEEWQFAQTDWNRRRLKLLWLGVSLNVLLLLSFKYLPAFFKYVFNLQINSPDSAFKLIAPLGISFFTFECIAYLVDVYRGAPATKHFLKFATYKLFFAKLISGPITRYHNLSSQLQKPHFPSAEGVTEALWLISQGAVKKGILADNLGIFVDLCFGNLQRAGSTDLWLATFAYGLQLYLDFSGYVDIARGSALLFGLVLPENFNFPYFSTSIAEFWRRWHMTLGDWLRNYVYFPLGGSRQGLTRTCWNLFIVMLIAGIWHGSAWGFIVWGIFHGLALGLHRLTDVISDRFETLTHFWQNPLGIVVAWFLTQLMVFISWIWFRLPNLQDSAWVIQHLWGHSADAQFLQKVYVESLNMNQYQLTSLLVILALFMSIIYAFNSRLKLEFNWPVKLVFVPLCLYSVWLLAPDGSLPYIYFDF